The following proteins are co-located in the Neomonachus schauinslandi chromosome 8, ASM220157v2, whole genome shotgun sequence genome:
- the MED20 gene encoding mediator of RNA polymerase II transcription subunit 20 isoform X3: MYVMHNSEYPLSCFALFENGPWLIADTNFDVLMVKLKGFFQSAKASKIETRGTRYQYCDFLVKVGTVTMGPSARGISVEVEYGPCVVASDCWSLLLEFLQSFLGSHTPGAPAAFGNRHDAIYGPADTMIQYMELFNKIRKQQQVPVAGIR, from the exons ATGTATGTGATGCACAACTCAGAGTACCCTCTGAGCTGCTTCGCTCTCTTTGAGAACGGCCCTTGGCTTATTGCCGACACCAACTTCGATGTGCTCATGGTGAAGCTCAAGGGCTTTTTCCAGAGTGCCAAGGCCAGCAAGATTGAGACCCGGGGTACCCGTTACCAGTACTGTGACTTCCTAGTGAAGGTGGGCACAGTCACCATGGGGCCCAGTGCCCGAGGCATCTCTGTAGAG GTGGAGTATGGCCCCTGTGTGGTAGCTAGCGACTGCTGGAGCCTGCTGCTCGAGTTCCTACAGAGTTTTCTAGGCAGCCACACACCAGGGGCTCCCGCAGCGTTTGGGAACAGACACGATGCCATCTATGGCCCAGCAGATACCATGATCCAATACATGGAACTCTTCAATAAGATCCGCAAGCAGCAGCAGGTGCCGGTGGCTGGGATTCGTTAG
- the MED20 gene encoding mediator of RNA polymerase II transcription subunit 20 isoform X1, with the protein MGVTCVSQMPVAEGKSVQQTVELLTRKLEMLGAEKQGTFCVDCETYHTAASTLGSQGQAGKLMYVMHNSEYPLSCFALFENGPWLIADTNFDVLMVKLKGFFQSAKASKIETRGTRYQYCDFLVKVGTVTMGPSARGISVEVEYGPCVVASDCWSLLLEFLQSFLGSHTPGAPAAFGNRHDAIYGPADTMIQYMELFNKIRKQQQVPVAGIR; encoded by the exons ATGGGAGTGACTTG TGTGTCCCAGATGCCTGTGGCTGAGGGCAAGAGTGTCCAGCAGACGGTGGAGCTCCTCACCCGGAAGTTGGAGATGCTTGGGGCAGAGAAGCAAGGAACATTTTGCGTGGATTGTGAGACCTACCACACAGCTGCCTCCACTCTTGGCAGCCAAG GTCAGGCTGGGAAGCTGATGTATGTGATGCACAACTCAGAGTACCCTCTGAGCTGCTTCGCTCTCTTTGAGAACGGCCCTTGGCTTATTGCCGACACCAACTTCGATGTGCTCATGGTGAAGCTCAAGGGCTTTTTCCAGAGTGCCAAGGCCAGCAAGATTGAGACCCGGGGTACCCGTTACCAGTACTGTGACTTCCTAGTGAAGGTGGGCACAGTCACCATGGGGCCCAGTGCCCGAGGCATCTCTGTAGAG GTGGAGTATGGCCCCTGTGTGGTAGCTAGCGACTGCTGGAGCCTGCTGCTCGAGTTCCTACAGAGTTTTCTAGGCAGCCACACACCAGGGGCTCCCGCAGCGTTTGGGAACAGACACGATGCCATCTATGGCCCAGCAGATACCATGATCCAATACATGGAACTCTTCAATAAGATCCGCAAGCAGCAGCAGGTGCCGGTGGCTGGGATTCGTTAG
- the BYSL gene encoding bystin isoform X2 yields MPKYKAARGAAGQEKHAPLAEQILAGDAVRAGAREKRRGRGTREEEEYVGPRLTRRILQQARQQQEELEAEHGTGDKPAAPRERTTRLGPGVPQDGSDDEDEEWPTLEKAATMTGVGHHAEVVVDPEDERAIEMFMNKNPPARRTLADIIMEKLTEKQTEVETVMSEVSGFPMPQLDPRVLEVLSKYRSGKLPKAFKIIPALSNWEQILYVTEPEAWTAAAMYQATRIFASNLKERMAQRFYNLVLLPRVRDDIAEYKRLNFHLYMALKKALFKPGAWFKGILIPLCESGSCTLREAIIVGSIITKCSIPVLHSSAAMLKIAEMEYSGANSIFLRLLLDKKYALPYRVLDALVFHFLGFRTERRQLPVLWHQCLLTLVQRYKADLAADQKEALLELLRLQPHPQLAPEIRRELQSAVPRDVEDVPVAME; encoded by the exons atgccCAAATATAAGGCGGCTCGCGGAGCTGCGGGTCAGGAAAAACATGCTCCCCTGGCTGAGCAGATCCTGGCTGGGGACGCGGTGCGGGCAGGAGCCCGGGAAAAGCGGCGGGGTCGTGGGACCAGAGAAGAGGAAGAGTATGTGGGGCCCCGGCTGACTCGACGGATTTTGCAGCAAGCACGGCAGCAGCAGGAGGAACTCGAGGCCGAGCATGGGACTGGGGACAAGCCCGCAGCGCCACGCGAGCGCACCACGCGGCTGg GTCCAGGAGTCCCGCAGGATGGATCAGATGATGAGGACGAGGAGTGGCCCACCCTGGAGAAGGCTGCCACAATGACGGGGGTGGGCCATCATGCGGAGGTGGTCGTGGACCCTGAGGATGAGCGTGCCATTGAGATGTTCATGAACAAGAACCCTCCTGCCAG GCGTACCCTGGCTGACATCATCATGGAGAAGCTGACCGAGAAGCAGACAGAAGTTGAGACGGTTATGTCAGAGGTGTCAGGCTTTCCCATGCCGCAGCTGGACCCCCGGGTTCTGGAG GTGTTGTCCAAGTACCGCAGTGGGAAGCTGCCCAAGGCCTTCAAGATCATCCCTGCGCTCTCCAACTGGGAGCAGATCCTCTACGTCACGGAGCCCGAGGCCTGGACTGCAGCCGCCATGTACCAAGCCACGAG GATTTTCGCCTCTAACCTCAAGGAACGCATGGCTCAGCGCTTCTACAACCTTGTCCTGCTCCCCCGGGTACGAGACGACATCGCTGAGTACAAACGACTCAACTTCCACCTCTACATGGCACTCAAGAAGGCCCTGTTCAAGCCTGGAGCCTGGTTTAAAG ggATCCTGATCCCACTGTGCGAGTCTGGCAGCTGTACCCTGCGGGAAGCCATCATCGTGGGTAGCATCATCACCAAATGCTCCATCCCTGTGTTGCACTCCAG CGCGGCCATGCTGAAGATTGCCGAGATGGAATACAGCGGTGCTAACAGCATCTTCCTGCGACTGTTGCTGGATAAGAAGTATGCGCTGCCCTACCGCGTGCTGGACGCCCTGGTCTTCCACTTCCTGGGCTTCCGGACGGAGAGGCGCCAACTGCCTGTGCTCTGGCACCAGTGCCTCCTGACTTTGGTCCAGCGCTACAAGGCAGACCTGGCCGCGGACCAGAAAGAGGCCCTCTTGGAACTGCTGCGGCTGCAGCCCCATCCACAGCTAGCCCCCGAGATCAGGCGTGAGCTTCAGAGCGCTGTCCCCCGAGATGTGGAAGATGTGCCTGTCGCCATGGAGTGA
- the BYSL gene encoding bystin isoform X1 gives MPKYKAARGAAGQEKHAPLAEQILAGDAVRAGAREKRRGRGTREEEEYVGPRLTRRILQQARQQQEELEAEHGTGDKPAAPRERTTRLGPGVPQDGSDDEDEEWPTLEKAATMTGVGHHAEVVVDPEDERAIEMFMNKNPPARRTLADIIMEKLTEKQTEVETVMSEVSGFPMPQLDPRVLEVYRGVREVLSKYRSGKLPKAFKIIPALSNWEQILYVTEPEAWTAAAMYQATRIFASNLKERMAQRFYNLVLLPRVRDDIAEYKRLNFHLYMALKKALFKPGAWFKGILIPLCESGSCTLREAIIVGSIITKCSIPVLHSSAAMLKIAEMEYSGANSIFLRLLLDKKYALPYRVLDALVFHFLGFRTERRQLPVLWHQCLLTLVQRYKADLAADQKEALLELLRLQPHPQLAPEIRRELQSAVPRDVEDVPVAME, from the exons atgccCAAATATAAGGCGGCTCGCGGAGCTGCGGGTCAGGAAAAACATGCTCCCCTGGCTGAGCAGATCCTGGCTGGGGACGCGGTGCGGGCAGGAGCCCGGGAAAAGCGGCGGGGTCGTGGGACCAGAGAAGAGGAAGAGTATGTGGGGCCCCGGCTGACTCGACGGATTTTGCAGCAAGCACGGCAGCAGCAGGAGGAACTCGAGGCCGAGCATGGGACTGGGGACAAGCCCGCAGCGCCACGCGAGCGCACCACGCGGCTGg GTCCAGGAGTCCCGCAGGATGGATCAGATGATGAGGACGAGGAGTGGCCCACCCTGGAGAAGGCTGCCACAATGACGGGGGTGGGCCATCATGCGGAGGTGGTCGTGGACCCTGAGGATGAGCGTGCCATTGAGATGTTCATGAACAAGAACCCTCCTGCCAG GCGTACCCTGGCTGACATCATCATGGAGAAGCTGACCGAGAAGCAGACAGAAGTTGAGACGGTTATGTCAGAGGTGTCAGGCTTTCCCATGCCGCAGCTGGACCCCCGGGTTCTGGAGGTCTACAGGGGGGTCCGGGAG GTGTTGTCCAAGTACCGCAGTGGGAAGCTGCCCAAGGCCTTCAAGATCATCCCTGCGCTCTCCAACTGGGAGCAGATCCTCTACGTCACGGAGCCCGAGGCCTGGACTGCAGCCGCCATGTACCAAGCCACGAG GATTTTCGCCTCTAACCTCAAGGAACGCATGGCTCAGCGCTTCTACAACCTTGTCCTGCTCCCCCGGGTACGAGACGACATCGCTGAGTACAAACGACTCAACTTCCACCTCTACATGGCACTCAAGAAGGCCCTGTTCAAGCCTGGAGCCTGGTTTAAAG ggATCCTGATCCCACTGTGCGAGTCTGGCAGCTGTACCCTGCGGGAAGCCATCATCGTGGGTAGCATCATCACCAAATGCTCCATCCCTGTGTTGCACTCCAG CGCGGCCATGCTGAAGATTGCCGAGATGGAATACAGCGGTGCTAACAGCATCTTCCTGCGACTGTTGCTGGATAAGAAGTATGCGCTGCCCTACCGCGTGCTGGACGCCCTGGTCTTCCACTTCCTGGGCTTCCGGACGGAGAGGCGCCAACTGCCTGTGCTCTGGCACCAGTGCCTCCTGACTTTGGTCCAGCGCTACAAGGCAGACCTGGCCGCGGACCAGAAAGAGGCCCTCTTGGAACTGCTGCGGCTGCAGCCCCATCCACAGCTAGCCCCCGAGATCAGGCGTGAGCTTCAGAGCGCTGTCCCCCGAGATGTGGAAGATGTGCCTGTCGCCATGGAGTGA